TTCGCAGCGCTTCTATCCGGAGATGGGCACGCTCTATCTTCGACGCCTCGCAGACATGGTCGTCGCGGCGCTGCATCGAACGCGCACCGCGAGCGAACACGCGCCGGCATGAACGCAGCTGCCGCCGATTCGGGATCAACACCACCGACCGCCGACGAGGCCGCGCGCTATCTCGCAGGCTTCACTTCCTATCTCGATCACGAGCGGCGGCTGAGTCCGCTCACGCGCGTCAACTACCTGCGCGACATCCGTCTGCTGCTCACGCGCACGGGCGATACGTCGCTCGAGTGCTTGCGGCCGCACCACGTGCGACGCTTCGTGGCCGAACTGCACGGCAAGGGTCTGGGGGGCCGCAGCCTCGCGCGCGTGCTGTCTTCCTGGCGTGCGTTCTACCGCTACCTCGCGCGCGATCACGGCTTCGACGTGGACCCCTGCGCCGGCGTGCGCGCGCCCAAGGCGCCGCGCAAGCTGCCGCCGGTGCTCTCGCCCGACGAGGTCCGCCAGCTGCTCGAAGCGCCCGCTTCGACGCCTCTGGAACTGCGCGATCGCGCGATGTTCGAGTTGTTCTATTCGTCCGGCTTGCGCCTGTCCGAACTCGTCGGCCTCGACGTCGCACGGTTGCACTTCGTGCAGGGCACCGTGGAAGTTATCGGCAAGGGGCGCAAGACCCGCGTCGTGCCGGTGGGTTCGGCGGCGCTCGCCGCCATCCGGGCGTGGCTTCCGGCGCGCAGCCGATGGGCGAAGCAGGACACGCGTGCGCTCTTCATCGATCGCGCGGGCACCCCGCTCGCGCAGCGCACCGTGCAGACAAGGCTCCACCGCTGGGGACTCAAGCGTGGCCTTGCCGGCCGCGTGCACCCGCACATGCTGCGCCACTCGTTCGCGTCGCACCTGTTGCAGTCGAGCGGCGACCTGCGTGCCGTGCAGGAGCTGCTCGGGCATTCCAGCATCTCGACGACGCAGGTC
The Betaproteobacteria bacterium DNA segment above includes these coding regions:
- the xerC gene encoding tyrosine recombinase XerC encodes the protein MNAAAADSGSTPPTADEAARYLAGFTSYLDHERRLSPLTRVNYLRDIRLLLTRTGDTSLECLRPHHVRRFVAELHGKGLGGRSLARVLSSWRAFYRYLARDHGFDVDPCAGVRAPKAPRKLPPVLSPDEVRQLLEAPASTPLELRDRAMFELFYSSGLRLSELVGLDVARLHFVQGTVEVIGKGRKTRVVPVGSAALAAIRAWLPARSRWAKQDTRALFIDRAGTPLAQRTVQTRLHRWGLKRGLAGRVHPHMLRHSFASHLLQSSGDLRAVQELLGHSSISTTQVYTHLDFQYLAKVYDAAHPRARKKP